A section of the Microbulbifer pacificus genome encodes:
- the cyaY gene encoding iron donor protein CyaY yields MTQAASQATYNAAIEQTLIAIEDALDNCDVDMDYERADAVLTITLEDSGTQVILSRQSAVQELWVAARSGGYHLKFENPGWKCTTTGEDLPTLLDRVLSEQQGAPVSLALGAD; encoded by the coding sequence ATGACCCAGGCCGCCTCTCAAGCAACCTACAACGCCGCCATCGAACAGACCCTGATCGCGATCGAGGACGCCCTCGACAATTGCGATGTGGATATGGATTACGAGCGTGCGGACGCGGTGCTCACCATCACCCTGGAAGACAGCGGAACCCAGGTGATCCTGTCGCGCCAGAGCGCGGTACAGGAACTGTGGGTGGCGGCGCGCTCCGGTGGCTACCACCTCAAGTTTGAAAACCCGGGCTGGAAGTGCACCACCACCGGTGAGGACCTGCCGACGCTGCTGGACCGGGTGTTGAGCGAACAGCAGGGTGCGCCGGTATCGCTGGCGCTGGGAGCAGACTGA
- a CDS encoding P-II family nitrogen regulator — MKLITAVVKPFKLDDVRTALSEVGVQGMTVTEVKGFGRQKGHTELYRGAEYVVDFLPKVKLELAVDDSMVDSAVEAITKAAQTGKIGDGKIFITALEEVIRIRTGETGSEAV; from the coding sequence ATGAAACTGATTACGGCTGTCGTGAAGCCATTCAAACTGGACGACGTGCGCACCGCTCTTTCCGAGGTCGGCGTACAGGGAATGACCGTGACCGAAGTAAAAGGCTTCGGCCGCCAGAAAGGCCACACCGAACTGTACCGCGGCGCGGAATATGTGGTGGACTTCCTGCCCAAGGTCAAACTGGAACTGGCAGTGGACGACAGCATGGTCGACAGCGCCGTGGAAGCGATCACCAAAGCGGCCCAGACCGGCAAGATCGGCGACGGCAAAATCTTTATCACTGCGCTCGAAGAAGTTATCCGTATCCGCACCGGGGAAACCGGCAGCGAAGCGGTCTGA
- a CDS encoding YifB family Mg chelatase-like AAA ATPase: MSLSITYARAQLGIHAPLVTVETHLANGLPAFNIVGLPEAAVRESRDRVRSAIVNSHFEFPQRRITVNLAPADLPKAGGRYDLAIALGILAASGQVPGDALEQHEFIGELALSGSLRPIPGALPAAIACGDCDRTLVISAESASEAALIDTPVKAATSLLQVCAQLHGREPLPDAVSDDTLEEVLCADLADVRGQLKARRALEVAAAGSHNLLLYGPPGTGKTMLASRLPGILPPLSERELLQVAALYSSAGLARIRQRPFRAPHHSASPTALVGGGSDPRPGEISLAHRGVLFLDEMPEFPRAALEILREPLENGEVRISRARAQVTFPADFQLVAAMNPCPCGYLGEPRCRCTPDQIHRYRNKLSGPLLDRIDMQVEVASMSAAQLQESPPGEKSATVRERVRAAREIQLRRQGKINGELKGSELDEYCPLGKAESALLRVSVEKLGLSARSYHRVLKVARTLADLSGQENIGTAQIAEALAYRNLDRKTAVSV; encoded by the coding sequence GTGAGCCTATCTATCACCTATGCCCGCGCGCAGCTGGGCATTCATGCGCCACTGGTCACCGTGGAAACCCATCTCGCCAACGGTTTGCCGGCATTCAATATCGTCGGCCTGCCCGAGGCAGCGGTGCGCGAAAGCCGCGACCGGGTGCGCAGCGCCATCGTCAACAGCCACTTCGAATTTCCCCAGCGGCGTATCACCGTCAACCTGGCACCGGCAGACCTGCCCAAGGCCGGCGGCCGCTACGACCTCGCTATCGCACTCGGCATCCTCGCTGCCTCCGGGCAGGTACCCGGCGATGCCCTCGAGCAGCACGAATTTATCGGCGAGCTGGCGCTGTCCGGCAGCCTTCGCCCCATTCCCGGTGCACTGCCCGCAGCCATCGCCTGCGGCGACTGCGACCGCACCCTGGTGATTAGCGCGGAATCCGCCAGTGAGGCGGCACTGATCGACACCCCGGTGAAGGCTGCCACCTCCCTGTTGCAGGTGTGCGCACAGCTGCATGGACGCGAACCGCTGCCGGACGCGGTGAGCGATGACACGCTGGAAGAAGTGCTGTGCGCGGATCTAGCGGATGTGCGCGGGCAACTGAAGGCCCGGCGCGCACTGGAAGTCGCAGCTGCCGGTTCACACAACCTGTTGCTCTATGGTCCGCCTGGAACGGGAAAAACCATGCTGGCCAGCCGCCTGCCCGGAATACTGCCGCCGCTCAGCGAGCGCGAACTGCTTCAGGTAGCTGCGCTCTACTCCAGCGCCGGGCTTGCGCGTATTCGCCAGCGGCCATTTCGCGCCCCGCACCACTCGGCCTCCCCCACTGCACTGGTCGGTGGTGGCAGCGACCCGCGCCCGGGAGAAATCAGCCTCGCGCACCGCGGCGTATTGTTTCTCGACGAGATGCCGGAGTTTCCCCGCGCAGCGCTGGAAATATTGCGCGAACCGCTGGAAAACGGTGAAGTCAGGATTTCCCGCGCCCGTGCCCAGGTCACTTTTCCCGCGGATTTCCAGCTGGTGGCCGCGATGAACCCGTGCCCTTGCGGTTACCTTGGCGAGCCGCGCTGCCGCTGCACGCCCGATCAGATACATCGCTACCGCAACAAACTATCGGGCCCGTTACTCGACCGCATCGACATGCAGGTAGAAGTTGCGAGCATGAGCGCCGCGCAACTGCAGGAATCCCCGCCCGGAGAAAAATCCGCAACCGTGCGCGAGCGGGTGCGCGCCGCGCGGGAAATCCAGCTGCGGCGGCAGGGAAAAATCAACGGCGAGCTGAAAGGCAGCGAGCTGGATGAGTACTGCCCACTGGGCAAGGCGGAAAGTGCGCTGCTGCGGGTGTCGGTGGAAAAACTCGGCCTGTCCGCACGCAGTTACCACCGGGTATTGAAAGTGGCGCGCACGCTGGCGGATTTATCTGGGCAGGAAAATATCGGTACCGCACAAATTGCCGAGGCACTGGCATATCGAAACCTCGACAGAAAAACCGCGGTGTCGGTTTAA
- a CDS encoding SPFH domain-containing protein, whose product MIREKRAFTVNGYGMLALLLVLQVFTVVMALRNLAATEFPFAAGWGLAAAIVAFCWFGLFMVAPNQGKILQLFGKYVGTEHVTGLRWANPLIFKRTPISLRIRNFESGKLKVNDANGNPIEIATVVVWKVVDSAEAYFEVDDYESFVTIQSEAALRNVANEFPYDNHSEDTLSLRGDPIEVAEKIRDQVQERLGSAGIQVIEARISHLAYAPEIAQAMLRKQQAGAVLAARKLIVRGAVEMVTDAITTLAESHALELDDERKANMVNNLMVVICGEQQAQPVINSGSLY is encoded by the coding sequence ATGATCAGAGAAAAACGCGCATTTACCGTCAATGGTTACGGAATGCTGGCGCTGCTTCTGGTATTGCAGGTGTTTACGGTGGTAATGGCTTTGCGAAACCTGGCCGCCACGGAATTCCCGTTCGCCGCAGGCTGGGGCCTGGCGGCGGCAATTGTTGCATTCTGCTGGTTCGGACTGTTTATGGTGGCTCCCAATCAGGGGAAAATACTGCAGCTGTTCGGTAAATACGTGGGCACCGAGCATGTCACCGGCCTGCGCTGGGCCAATCCGCTGATTTTCAAGCGCACACCCATCTCCCTGCGCATCCGCAATTTCGAGAGCGGCAAGCTCAAGGTCAATGACGCCAACGGCAACCCGATCGAGATTGCCACGGTGGTGGTATGGAAGGTGGTCGATTCGGCCGAGGCCTATTTCGAGGTGGACGACTACGAGAGCTTTGTCACCATCCAGAGCGAGGCGGCGCTGCGCAACGTGGCGAATGAATTCCCCTACGACAATCACAGTGAGGACACGCTGTCCCTGCGCGGTGATCCCATCGAGGTGGCGGAAAAAATCCGCGACCAGGTACAGGAGCGTCTCGGCAGTGCCGGTATTCAGGTGATCGAGGCGCGGATCAGCCATCTCGCCTACGCGCCGGAAATTGCCCAGGCCATGTTGCGCAAGCAGCAGGCCGGTGCGGTGCTCGCGGCACGCAAGCTGATCGTGCGCGGTGCGGTGGAAATGGTCACCGATGCGATTACCACCCTGGCGGAGTCCCACGCACTGGAACTGGACGACGAGCGCAAGGCAAATATGGTCAACAATCTGATGGTGGTCATCTGTGGCGAACAGCAGGCGCAGCCCGTGATCAACAGCGGCAGCCTCTACTGA
- the lysA gene encoding diaminopimelate decarboxylase: protein MSEFHYQQGSLWAEGVNLEQIAEQFGTPTYVYSRAHFESQYQAYADALGDHPGLICYAIKANSNLGILSVLAQLGAGFDIVSAGELERVLMAGGDPGKIVFSGVGKTAAEMRRALEVGVHCFNVESEAELERLDAVAAEMGVIAPVSLRVNPDVDAKTHPYISTGLKENKFGIAIERARDAYRKVAASPSLNAVGVDCHIGSQLTDIAPFLDALDRLLVLIDELAEDGTVLKHLDLGGGLGVRYRGEEPPLVSDYLGAVKEKLAGRDLALVLEPGRSISANGGALLTRVEYLKRTEGHNFAIVDAAMNDNLRPALYQAWQDIVAVTPSNGETESWDIVGPVCETGDFLGKHRPLALQQGQLLAMLSAGAYGFTMSSNYNSRTRAAEVLVDGDKTYLVRARETLADLVRGETTVPAKD, encoded by the coding sequence ATGAGTGAATTCCACTATCAGCAGGGAAGCCTGTGGGCCGAGGGCGTGAACCTCGAGCAGATCGCCGAGCAGTTCGGCACCCCCACCTACGTCTACAGCCGCGCACATTTTGAAAGCCAGTACCAGGCCTACGCCGACGCACTCGGCGATCACCCGGGCCTGATCTGTTACGCCATCAAGGCCAACAGCAACCTGGGGATCTTGTCCGTGCTGGCACAACTGGGGGCAGGTTTCGATATCGTCTCCGCCGGTGAACTGGAGCGGGTACTGATGGCCGGCGGCGACCCGGGCAAGATCGTTTTTTCCGGTGTCGGCAAGACCGCGGCGGAAATGCGCCGCGCGCTGGAAGTGGGCGTGCACTGCTTCAATGTGGAATCGGAAGCGGAGCTGGAGCGCCTCGACGCGGTGGCCGCCGAGATGGGTGTCATCGCCCCGGTATCCCTGCGGGTCAACCCGGATGTGGATGCCAAGACCCACCCATATATTTCCACCGGCCTCAAGGAAAACAAATTCGGCATCGCCATCGAGCGTGCCCGCGACGCCTACCGCAAGGTGGCGGCCTCCCCCAGCCTCAACGCCGTGGGTGTGGACTGCCATATCGGTTCCCAGCTCACCGATATCGCTCCCTTCCTCGACGCCCTCGATCGCCTGCTGGTACTGATCGACGAGCTGGCCGAAGACGGCACTGTGCTCAAGCACCTGGATCTGGGCGGCGGCCTCGGTGTGCGCTACCGCGGTGAGGAGCCGCCGCTGGTGAGCGACTATCTCGGCGCAGTGAAAGAAAAGCTTGCGGGACGCGATCTGGCATTGGTGCTGGAACCCGGCCGCTCCATCTCTGCCAACGGCGGTGCTCTGTTGACCCGGGTGGAATACCTGAAGCGCACCGAGGGCCACAACTTTGCCATCGTCGACGCCGCCATGAATGACAATCTGCGCCCGGCGTTGTATCAGGCGTGGCAGGATATCGTTGCGGTGACGCCCAGCAACGGCGAGACCGAGAGCTGGGACATCGTCGGCCCGGTGTGTGAAACCGGCGACTTCCTCGGCAAGCACCGCCCGCTGGCGCTGCAACAGGGCCAACTGCTGGCCATGCTCTCCGCCGGTGCTTACGGTTTCACCATGAGTTCCAATTACAACTCCCGCACCCGTGCCGCTGAAGTACTGGTGGACGGCGACAAGACCTATCTGGTGCGCGCCCGCGAAACCCTCGCGGATCTGGTGCGCGGCGAAACCACGGTACCGGCCAAGGACTGA
- a CDS encoding DUF484 family protein translates to MTEHSDAPLIDSAVEASLEKQQAADSENQRNKKVLARQVARYLMQNPTFFAENLDLLETIQVPRESGKTVSLMTHQTNLLRERNIEMRQRLDQLLQNARDNDQLFMHSRRLVLALLEARTVAEAGRALLQSFRDDFNVEVTALTLFGPLPGSGKQLGDVRSYSRASAETSIGSILRNGRTVCGTLRPAETSFLFGDDAERVASAAVVPLANQLGILAVGSSDPNHYRSSLGTLFLSYIGEILERLLPDMLARS, encoded by the coding sequence ATGACCGAGCACAGCGACGCCCCCCTGATCGACAGCGCCGTCGAGGCAAGCCTGGAAAAACAGCAGGCCGCCGACAGCGAAAACCAGCGCAACAAAAAGGTGCTGGCCCGGCAGGTGGCGCGATATCTGATGCAGAATCCCACTTTCTTCGCGGAAAACCTGGATCTGCTGGAAACCATCCAGGTCCCCAGGGAATCCGGCAAAACCGTGTCGCTGATGACACACCAGACCAACCTGTTGCGCGAGCGCAATATCGAGATGCGCCAGCGTCTCGATCAGCTGCTGCAGAATGCCCGCGATAACGACCAGCTGTTTATGCACAGCCGCCGTCTGGTGCTGGCGCTGCTGGAGGCGCGCACCGTGGCCGAAGCCGGACGTGCGCTGTTGCAGAGTTTCCGCGATGACTTCAATGTCGAGGTCACCGCGCTGACCCTGTTCGGGCCGCTGCCCGGTTCCGGCAAGCAGCTGGGCGACGTGCGCAGTTATTCCCGCGCAAGTGCGGAAACCTCCATCGGCTCCATTCTGCGCAATGGCCGCACCGTGTGTGGCACCCTGCGCCCTGCGGAAACCAGCTTCCTGTTTGGCGACGATGCCGAGCGTGTCGCCTCCGCCGCCGTAGTACCGCTGGCAAACCAGCTGGGTATTCTCGCGGTGGGCTCCAGCGACCCCAATCACTACCGTTCCAGCCTCGGCACCCTTTTCCTGTCCTATATCGGCGAGATTCTTGAGCGCCTGCTGCCGGATATGCTGGCACGCAGCTGA
- a CDS encoding ammonium transporter: protein MENQIFQLQYAIDTFYFLVCGALVMWMAAGFAMLEAGLVRSKNTTEILTKNVALFAIACIMYLVCGYAIMYDGGWLLNGIETFDLEGVLASSAENGFEGDSVYSGASDFFFQVVFVATAMSIVSGAVAERMKLWSFLVFAVVMTGVIYPLEGSWTWGGKEVFGLYNLGDLGFSDFAGSGIVHMAGAAAALAGVLLLGARKGKYGPNGEVYAIPGANLPLATLGTFILWMGWFGFNGGSVLKLGDAANAHSVAMVFLNTNTAAAGGAVAALITGRILFGKADLTMLLNGALAGLVAITAEPSTPTALQATLFGAIGGVLVVFSIITLDKLKIDDPVGAISVHGVVGLLGLLLVPVTNDGSSFSGQLIGAATIFGWVFAASFAAWFALKLITGIRVTEEEEQQGVDLTECGMEAYPEFMSK, encoded by the coding sequence ATGGAAAATCAAATTTTTCAGTTGCAGTACGCAATTGATACATTTTATTTCCTCGTGTGCGGTGCACTGGTCATGTGGATGGCAGCTGGCTTTGCCATGCTGGAAGCGGGCCTGGTGCGTTCCAAAAACACCACGGAAATTCTCACCAAAAACGTGGCGCTGTTCGCCATCGCCTGCATCATGTACCTGGTGTGCGGCTACGCCATCATGTACGACGGCGGCTGGCTGTTGAACGGCATTGAAACCTTCGACCTGGAAGGCGTTCTGGCAAGTTCTGCTGAAAATGGTTTCGAAGGCGACTCCGTTTACTCCGGTGCTTCCGACTTCTTCTTCCAGGTGGTGTTCGTGGCAACGGCCATGTCCATCGTCTCCGGTGCGGTAGCCGAGCGCATGAAGCTGTGGAGCTTCCTGGTGTTCGCGGTGGTCATGACCGGTGTGATCTACCCGCTGGAAGGTTCCTGGACCTGGGGCGGTAAAGAAGTCTTCGGCCTGTACAACCTGGGCGACCTGGGCTTCTCTGACTTTGCCGGTTCCGGCATCGTGCACATGGCGGGTGCTGCCGCTGCTCTGGCCGGCGTACTGCTGCTGGGCGCACGTAAAGGTAAATACGGCCCGAACGGCGAAGTCTACGCCATCCCCGGCGCCAACCTGCCGCTGGCTACCCTGGGTACCTTCATCCTGTGGATGGGCTGGTTCGGCTTCAACGGCGGTTCCGTACTGAAACTGGGCGACGCCGCCAACGCACACTCCGTGGCCATGGTATTCCTGAATACCAACACCGCCGCTGCCGGCGGTGCGGTTGCCGCACTGATCACCGGTCGCATCCTGTTCGGCAAGGCCGACCTGACCATGCTGCTGAACGGCGCGCTGGCTGGCCTGGTAGCCATCACGGCTGAACCCTCCACCCCGACTGCGCTGCAGGCCACCCTGTTCGGTGCCATCGGTGGCGTGCTGGTAGTGTTCTCCATCATCACCCTGGACAAGCTGAAGATCGACGATCCTGTCGGCGCCATCTCCGTGCACGGCGTGGTCGGTCTGCTGGGCCTGCTGCTGGTACCGGTTACCAATGACGGCTCCTCTTTCAGCGGTCAGCTGATCGGCGCCGCAACCATCTTTGGTTGGGTATTCGCCGCCTCCTTCGCTGCCTGGTTCGCCCTCAAGCTCATCACCGGTATCCGTGTTACCGAGGAAGAAGAGCAGCAAGGTGTTGACTTGACCGAGTGCGGAATGGAAGCTTATCCGGAATTTATGAGCAAGTAA
- a CDS encoding TorF family putative porin produces MAAIVSGSVLAMAISAGAIAQDSGPSLSANLGVVSDYKFRGVSQSDTGPAIQGGVDLDMGNGFYLGTWASQVDFAYGTDETDFEQDFYGGYSGETAGGMGYDVGYIYYAYHGSSQDEDYQEVYGSVSFGDLSLGFAYSDDYWYQAGEFVYLNAGYSFSLANDITLDLSAGLNLFDEEIFLSESDSYIDYSVSIGKEFGGLALSASLVGTDASKAECYNLDWCEATVLAGATYSW; encoded by the coding sequence ATGGCAGCAATCGTTTCCGGAAGCGTACTGGCAATGGCCATTTCCGCAGGTGCGATTGCGCAGGACTCCGGTCCCAGCCTGAGCGCCAACCTTGGTGTGGTAAGTGACTACAAATTCCGTGGCGTTTCCCAGTCCGACACCGGCCCGGCCATTCAGGGCGGCGTGGACCTGGATATGGGCAATGGCTTCTATCTGGGCACCTGGGCATCCCAGGTCGACTTCGCCTACGGTACCGACGAAACCGATTTCGAACAGGACTTCTACGGCGGTTACTCCGGTGAAACCGCCGGTGGTATGGGCTATGACGTGGGCTACATCTATTACGCCTACCACGGCAGCAGCCAGGATGAAGACTACCAGGAAGTGTATGGCAGCGTGAGTTTTGGCGACCTGAGCCTGGGCTTTGCCTACTCCGACGACTACTGGTACCAGGCGGGCGAGTTCGTGTACCTGAACGCGGGCTACTCCTTCAGCCTGGCCAACGATATCACTCTGGACCTGAGCGCCGGCCTGAACCTGTTCGATGAAGAAATCTTCCTGAGTGAATCTGATTCCTACATCGATTACTCAGTGTCGATCGGCAAGGAGTTTGGTGGCCTGGCGCTGAGCGCTTCCCTGGTTGGCACCGATGCCAGCAAGGCGGAGTGTTACAACCTGGACTGGTGTGAAGCAACTGTACTGGCCGGTGCCACTTACAGCTGGTAA
- the bla gene encoding subclass B3 metallo-beta-lactamase: MSNFFGVGAAKILLTGAVITAAAFATAAEQPLPQLKAYEVPEPWRTPVAPLQISEHTWQIGTQELSALLIKTDAGAVLIDGGMPQAAAHLLDNMRKLGVGPQDLKWILHSHAHIDHAGPLAEIRRATGARLVSNAESGRLLASGGAGDIHFGDALLFSPVDVDRYVLDGETVELGGFQFNVHFIPGHTPGSMAWTWQDRRNGKTVDVAYVDSLTAPGYQLLDNPRYPNLLQDFGFTFAKVRDLPCDLLLTPHPGASGWSYTVEARQQKEMDCRDYAVQAQLQLDKQLEKQRQLKKKQAKH, from the coding sequence ATGAGCAATTTTTTCGGGGTGGGTGCAGCGAAAATATTACTGACGGGCGCGGTGATTACCGCGGCAGCCTTTGCCACAGCGGCCGAGCAACCGCTGCCACAGCTCAAAGCCTACGAGGTGCCAGAACCCTGGCGCACGCCGGTGGCGCCGTTGCAGATCAGCGAGCACACCTGGCAGATTGGCACTCAGGAACTCAGCGCGCTGCTGATTAAAACCGACGCCGGTGCAGTATTGATAGACGGTGGTATGCCGCAGGCTGCAGCGCACCTGCTCGACAACATGCGCAAGCTGGGGGTGGGGCCGCAGGATCTGAAGTGGATTCTTCACAGTCACGCCCATATCGATCATGCAGGCCCACTGGCGGAAATCCGCCGCGCAACCGGCGCGCGGCTGGTGAGTAATGCCGAATCTGGGCGGCTGCTCGCCAGCGGGGGCGCCGGCGATATTCATTTTGGCGACGCGCTGCTGTTTTCGCCGGTGGACGTTGATCGCTATGTGTTGGACGGAGAAACTGTCGAACTCGGTGGTTTCCAATTTAATGTGCATTTTATTCCAGGCCATACGCCCGGCAGTATGGCCTGGACCTGGCAGGATCGTCGCAATGGCAAAACCGTGGATGTGGCCTATGTCGACAGCTTGACCGCCCCGGGTTACCAGTTGCTGGACAACCCGCGTTATCCGAATCTCCTGCAAGACTTTGGCTTTACCTTTGCCAAGGTTCGCGATCTTCCCTGTGACCTGTTATTGACGCCCCACCCGGGGGCCAGTGGTTGGAGCTACACCGTTGAGGCAAGGCAGCAAAAAGAAATGGACTGCAGAGACTACGCGGTTCAGGCGCAGCTGCAATTGGATAAGCAACTGGAAAAGCAGCGCCAGTTAAAAAAGAAACAGGCTAAACACTGA
- the dapF gene encoding diaminopimelate epimerase, translated as MRLKFTKMHGLGNDFVMIDGITQRVKLTADKVRQIADRHIGIGCDQLLLVEAPRDPDVDFRYRIYNADGSEVENCGNGARCFARFVRERRLTSKEKILVETAAGILELNVQGADQVSVDMGPPILEPAKIPFQADIQAESYPLDVDGETYTVGAVSMGNPHTVLLVEDVDTAPVHSLGAAIERHPRFPARVNVGFLQILDRKRARLRVFERGVGETRACGTGACAAMVAARIRGLVDEEVQITLPGGTLTIHWPGPGEPVTMTGPATAVYHGQIVV; from the coding sequence ATGCGGCTCAAGTTCACCAAAATGCACGGCCTCGGCAACGACTTCGTGATGATCGACGGCATCACCCAACGGGTGAAGCTGACGGCAGACAAGGTACGCCAGATCGCCGACCGCCACATCGGTATCGGCTGCGACCAATTACTGCTCGTGGAAGCGCCCCGGGACCCTGACGTGGATTTCCGCTACCGCATCTACAACGCCGACGGCAGTGAAGTGGAAAACTGCGGCAACGGCGCGCGCTGTTTTGCGCGCTTTGTGCGCGAGCGCCGCCTTACCAGCAAGGAAAAGATCCTGGTGGAAACCGCCGCCGGCATCCTCGAGCTGAATGTGCAGGGTGCGGACCAGGTGAGTGTGGACATGGGGCCACCGATTCTGGAGCCCGCGAAGATTCCGTTCCAGGCGGATATTCAGGCGGAGAGCTACCCGCTGGACGTGGACGGCGAAACCTACACCGTCGGCGCTGTTTCCATGGGCAACCCGCACACCGTACTGCTGGTGGAAGATGTGGACACGGCGCCGGTACACAGCCTCGGCGCGGCCATCGAACGCCACCCGCGTTTTCCCGCCCGGGTAAACGTGGGCTTCCTGCAGATTCTTGACCGCAAACGTGCGCGCCTGCGGGTATTCGAGCGCGGCGTTGGCGAAACCCGCGCCTGCGGCACTGGCGCCTGTGCGGCCATGGTCGCCGCGCGCATCCGCGGCCTGGTGGACGAAGAGGTCCAGATCACCCTCCCCGGCGGCACCCTGACAATCCACTGGCCGGGCCCCGGTGAGCCGGTTACCATGACCGGACCCGCGACCGCGGTATATCACGGACAGATAGTGGTTTAG
- a CDS encoding GNAT family N-acetyltransferase has protein sequence MVIEPVTRRLRLRQWCDSDRAPFAAMNTDPAVMEFFPALLDRTESDAGIDRQIAHIEKYGWGFWAVETLGDEQFIGFVGIKHVADNMPFAPAVEIGWRLAKNAWGKGFATEAARACLQVGFDQLGLPEIVSFTVPENWRSRAVMEKLGMQYRENFLHPALPAGHPMQEHVLYRLRAGTSMVSC, from the coding sequence ATGGTGATTGAACCAGTAACCCGGCGCCTGCGGCTACGCCAGTGGTGCGACAGCGATCGCGCACCGTTTGCGGCGATGAATACCGACCCTGCAGTGATGGAATTTTTCCCCGCGTTGCTGGATCGCACCGAAAGCGATGCGGGCATCGACCGGCAGATCGCGCATATCGAAAAATATGGCTGGGGTTTCTGGGCGGTGGAAACACTGGGGGACGAACAGTTTATTGGGTTCGTCGGCATCAAGCACGTTGCCGACAATATGCCGTTTGCTCCGGCGGTGGAAATCGGCTGGCGTCTGGCGAAAAATGCCTGGGGAAAGGGCTTCGCCACCGAGGCCGCGCGCGCATGCCTGCAGGTCGGATTTGACCAGCTGGGGCTGCCGGAAATTGTTTCATTTACCGTGCCCGAGAATTGGCGCTCGCGAGCGGTAATGGAAAAACTGGGCATGCAGTACCGCGAAAATTTTTTGCACCCGGCATTGCCTGCGGGGCATCCGATGCAGGAACATGTGCTCTATCGCCTGCGAGCCGGTACCAGCATGGTTTCGTGTTAA
- a CDS encoding accessory factor UbiK family protein, giving the protein MAAEKLQQLLSELQQQGAVISSDLRDALEVALGKLPLVNQREFDIQAAKLARAEEKLARLEQQLQALEAQLDNQN; this is encoded by the coding sequence GTGGCCGCGGAAAAATTGCAACAGTTACTAAGTGAACTGCAACAACAAGGGGCAGTTATCAGCAGCGATCTGCGCGACGCCCTCGAAGTGGCACTGGGGAAACTGCCGCTGGTAAACCAGCGGGAATTTGACATCCAGGCCGCCAAACTGGCGCGGGCAGAGGAAAAGTTGGCCCGACTCGAACAACAACTGCAGGCGCTCGAAGCGCAGTTGGACAACCAAAACTAA
- the lptM gene encoding LPS translocon maturation chaperone LptM yields the protein MRTTLLSMASIVALTTLLSACGQKGPLYLPQDPASPTTSPASATHSHGQPAGKRSEETEKNNDPGQQNTEQQSEQHTEAEAVSQ from the coding sequence ATGCGCACAACGTTGCTTTCAATGGCCTCTATCGTCGCCCTCACCACGTTGTTGAGCGCCTGTGGCCAGAAGGGCCCGCTCTACCTGCCGCAGGATCCGGCCTCGCCGACCACATCCCCGGCGTCCGCTACCCACAGCCACGGCCAGCCCGCAGGCAAGCGCAGCGAGGAGACCGAAAAAAATAATGACCCGGGTCAGCAAAACACCGAACAACAGTCCGAGCAACACACGGAAGCAGAAGCAGTATCGCAATGA
- a CDS encoding P-II family nitrogen regulator, which translates to MKLVTAIIKPFKLDAVRDALAEAGVKGITVSEVKGFGRQKGHTELYRGAEYVVDFLPKTMLQIAVDDSQLDAVLEAIGSAAQSGKIGDGKIFVANLEQAIRIRTGETGPEAI; encoded by the coding sequence ATGAAACTGGTAACCGCAATTATCAAACCTTTCAAACTCGACGCGGTGCGCGATGCGCTGGCTGAGGCTGGTGTCAAAGGCATCACCGTGAGTGAAGTGAAGGGCTTTGGGCGGCAGAAAGGGCATACCGAACTCTATCGTGGAGCCGAGTATGTGGTGGATTTTCTGCCCAAAACCATGCTGCAGATTGCCGTGGATGACAGCCAGCTCGACGCTGTGCTGGAAGCCATCGGCAGCGCGGCGCAGAGCGGCAAGATCGGCGACGGCAAGATCTTTGTTGCAAACCTTGAGCAGGCAATCCGTATCCGTACCGGTGAAACCGGCCCGGAAGCGATCTAA